The Micropterus dolomieu isolate WLL.071019.BEF.003 ecotype Adirondacks linkage group LG22, ASM2129224v1, whole genome shotgun sequence genome contains a region encoding:
- the LOC123961391 gene encoding FYVE, RhoGEF and PH domain-containing protein 6-like isoform X1, with the protein MMKSGMHKPPVAPKPKLIQPQRPGVSPSTPRRDGLSLPSPGAQRRIKPVLAPKPCLSKLTTALESKPLALKSLHQTSVTEMPQNKGLINSQNGIQQENKKPEWDYIIPICLCSHEKCMCMRNTSTNKDKMEKDLKTLHKDKTVENTKFLPTLRSTLDNSGEKTDNAECQVMNTASTNTHLTTHKPLQETFTLDKNLNTDIITRTVRPSLPHRTWSDEANGNVISQSAPGRGPKEDTFDSEQISCAPQPKPVPAVPRKPIPVPVPRKPRAAVLARQEKVEEEREEIVSEKGREMNVKEVKVSSEGKGSSSPSVSIPEPVFLSVRKACAGPAPPPKKKPFLSAPDNKAPTSAPQTVPKDVEEEDLGWDSSSHEMEVSVDKEDEEVEKEEEGTHDQEAVYTCSSSLSQLSQPPAITGAAEDEVVKVSQKKPQRRSCPMAWMQKKESSEEKEEGELGDNGKRQDLPIQNGVLKERVKRELPLPPDNKASRNLLTAETTKHSRSSRSKQRAKSFSGADLIRSEGQKRNSFRKLLDLKLSVKKFPKLTVKEGQSPDDAANDNEQSVDRDQEGCQNFHELLQPERKLSCPLIGVEQSVDGDEFSPETEYACYYENFPNYEEIPDYMNVHVGSAVTSPRTSFSQPAAWQISMYNDEGIYEEQEPYMSLERSTGMTCQTPTEYESSVDEEVAPLEDGPVDDDILPNTSDEEGEDDSSSNSSKGVPEQPDESTTQGGQRKSKIHHIATEIMTSERVFVGVLKLLHVDFREAVSKASRQSGKPVIEERFLNQILYYLPQLYELNQDLLKELQQRVAKWDEKAQLADIFLKKGPYLKMYSTYIREFDKNVTLLEEQSKKNLAFSTVVREFEASPRCANLALKHYLLKPIQRIPQYQLLLTDYLKNLSEDSDDYKDTQDALAIVKEVANHANDIMKQGDNFQKLIQVQCSLNGHHEIVQPGRIFLKEGVLKKLSRKVMQPRMFFLFNDTLLYTTPVQSGQYKFNNMLSLAGMKVSKPRQEAIQNELNIESVERSFILSASSATERDEWLEAISTAISDYTRKKISFISGKPPEEVEWKDFGDGVPLGSKAPIWIPDPRTTMCMICTCEFTLTWRRHHCRACGKVVCQACSSNKHCLEYLKNQLARVCDQCFVVLQQQKCEQALSAIVSPGTRATFAFSRKQKKIPAALKEVSANTDNSSMSGYLQRSKVNKKQGKRLWFVIKDKVLYTYAASEDVAALESQPLLGFMLKVDSSQKLQFKLYHKNTLYYIFKADDVQTAQRWIDSFKEATVL; encoded by the exons ATGATGAAGTCAG GAATGCACAAGCCACCTGTGGCCCCAAAACCAAAGCTGATCCAGCCGCAGAGGCCTGGGGTGTCTCCCTCAACCCCAAGAAGAGACGGTCTCTCACTCCCGTCTCCTGGCGCACAGAGGAGGATTAAACCAGTACTGGCCCCCAAACCCTGCCTCTCTAAACTCACCACTGCTTTGGAGTCCAAACCACTTGCTTTAAAGAGCCTGCATCAAACATCTGTAACAGAAATGCCGCAGAACAAAGGTCTTATTAACTCCCAAAATGGAATACAGCAAGAGAACAAAAAGCCAGAATGGGATTATATTATTCCTATTTGTCTGTGTAGCCATGAAAAGTGCATGTGTATGAGGAACACAtcaacaaacaaagacaaaatggaGAAAGACTTGAAAACATTGCATAAGGATAAAACTGTAGAAAACACAAAGTTTCTCCCTACATTGCGAAGTACTTTGGATAACAGCGGAGAGAAAACAGACAATGCCGAGTGCCAAGTGATGAACACTGCTTCCACCAATACCCACCTCACAACCCATAAACCTCTTCAAGAAACGTTTACTTTGGACAAAAATCTCAACACAGACATAATTACCAGGACTGTTAGACCATCCCTTCCTCACAGAACATGGAGCGATGAGGCAAATGGTAACGTAATATCTCAGAGTGCACCTGGGCGAGGACCAAAGGAAGATACTTTTGACTCAGAGCAAATATCTTGTGCACCCCAACCCAAACCAGTCCCAGCAGTCCCTAGGAAGCCCATCCCTGTCCCTGTACCACGGAAACCCAGGGCGGCTGTGCTGGCCCGTCAGGaaaaggtggaggaggagagggaagagatTGTAAGCGAGAAAGGGAGGGAAATGAACGTCAAAGAGGTGAAGGTGTCATCAGAGGGGAAGGGCAGCTCATCACCGTCTGTCAGTATACCTGAACCAGTATTTCTGTCTGTGAGAAAAGCTTGCGCTGGGCCAGCTCCTCCGCCCAAGAAAAAGCCTTTTCTGTCTGCACCTGACAACAAAGCACCAACCTCTGCTCCTCAGACAGTCCCAAAGgatgtggaggaggaagaccTGGGTTGGGACAGCAGCAGCCATGAGATGGAAGTATCGGTTGACAAGGAGGATGaagaggtggagaaggaggaggaaggaacaCATGATCAGGAGGCAGTCTACACTTGTAGTAGTTCGCTCAGTCAACTCAGCCAGCCTCCTGCCATCACTGGGGCAGCAGAGGATGAGGTTGTCAAGGTTTCTCAGAAGAAGCCCCAGAGACGCAGCTGCCCGATGGCATGGATGCAGAAGAAGGAATCCtctgaggagaaagaagaggggGAATTAGGAGATAATGGGAAAAGGCAGGACCTTCCTATACAAAATGGTGTTTTGAAGGAAAGAGTGAAGAGGGAGCTGCCTTTGCCTCCAGACAATAAAGCAAGCAGAAACCTCTTAACAGCTGAAACCACCAAGCATTCTCGGTCCAGTCGGAGTAAACAGAGGGCCAAGTCTTTCTCTGGTGCTGACCTCattcgctctgagggacagaaGAGGAACTCTTTCCGGAAACTTCTGGACTTGAAGCTCTCGGTGAAGAAGTTTCCCAAGCTGACAGTAAAAGAAGGCCAGAGCCCAGACGACGCTGCAAATGACAATGAACAAAGTGTGGACAGGGACCAGGAAGGATGTCAGAACTTCCACGAGCTTCTGCAGCCTGAACGCAAATTATCCTGCCCGCTGATTGGAGTAGAGCAAAGCGTGGACGGAGATGAGTTTTCTCCTGAAACAGAATACGCATGTTACTATGAGAACTTCCCTAACTACGAAGAGATACCAGACTACATGAATGTGCATGTGGGAAGTGCAGTGACCTCGCCTCGGACCTCCTTCTCGCAGCCTGCTGCCTGGCAGATCTCAATGTATAATGATGAGGGCATTTATGAGGAGCAGGAACCATATATGTCCCTCGAGAGAAGCACTGGCATGACATGTCAGACCCCAACAGAATATGAGAG CTCTGTTGATGAGGAGGTGGCACCCCTGGAAGATGGCCCTGTGGATGATGACATCTTGCCCAATACCTCAGATGAGGAGGGCGAGGATGATAGCAGCTCTAACTCCAGTAAAGGAGTCCCTGAACAGCCAGATGAGAGTACg ACACAGGGTGGACAGAGGAAGAGCAAGATTCACCACATTGCCACAGAAATTATGACCTCTGAGAGAGT GTTTGTTGGTGTCCTGAAGTTGCTTCATGTT GACTTCCGTGAAGCAGTGTCCAAAGCTTCTCGTCAGAGTGGGAAGCCTGTGATTGAGGAGCGATTTCTCAACCAGATCCTATACTACCTGCCACAGCTCTACGAACTCAACCAAGACCTGCTcaaggagctgcagcagagagtggccaagTG GGATGAGAAAGCCCAGCTAGCAGACATTTTCCTGAAGAAAGGGCCTTATCTGAAGATGTACTCTACATACATCCGTGAGTTTGACAAGAATGTGACTCTACTTGAAGAGCAGAGTAAGAAGAACCTAGCATTCAGCACAGTGGTACGGGAATTTGAG GCCAGTCCACGCTGTGCCAACTTGGCTCTGAAGCATTACCTCCTAAAGCCTATTCAGAGGATTCCTCAGTATCAGCTGTTGCTCACAG ACTATCTAAAAAACCTGTCTGAAGACTCAGACGACTACAAGGACACACAAG ATGCCCTTGCAATTGTGAAAGAGGTGGCCAATCATGCCAACGATATCATGAAACAAGGG GATAACTTCCAGAAGCTGATCCAGGTGCAGTGCAGTCTAAACGGCCACCATGAGATAGTCCAACCTGGACGG ATCTTCCTGAAAGAGGGTGTCCTGAAGAAGCTGTCCAGGAAGGTCATGCAGCCCAGAATGTTCTTCCTG TTTAACGACACATTGCTGTACACCACCCCTGTTCAGTCAGGCCAGTACAAGTTCAACAACATGTTGTCTCTGGCTGGGATGAAG GTTAGCAAACCAAGGCAAGAGGCCATTCAGAATGAGCTGAACATTGAGAGCGTGGAGCGCTCCTTCATTCTCTCAGCGAG tTCGGCCACAGAGCGAGATGAATGGCTTGAGGCCATTTCCACGGCGATCAGTGACTACACCAGGAAGAAGATCAGTTTTATATCTGGCAAGCCTCCAGAAGAG GTAGAGTGGAAGGATTTTGGTGATGGTGTGCCTTTGGGATCCAAAGCACCTATATGGATCCCTGACCCACGTACCACCATGTGTATGATCTGCACCTGTGAGTTTACCCTAACATGGAGGCGACACCACTGCCGTGCATGCGGAAAG GTGGTATGCCAGGCCTGCTCCTCCAACAAACACTGTCTTGAATACCTAAAGAACCAGTTAGCACGAGTCTGTGACCAGTGTTTTGTTGTTCTTCAGCAGCAGAAAT GTGAACAAGCTCTATCAGCAATTGTGTCTCCTGGAACCAGAGCGACTTTTGCTTTTTccaggaagcagaagaagaTACCTGCAGCCCTCAAAGAG GTGTCAGCCAACACAGACAACTCCTCCATGAGCGGGTATTtgcagaggtcaaaggtcaataAGAAGCAGGGGAAGAGGCTATGGTTTGTCATCAAAGACAAGGTCTTGTACACGTATGCTGCAAGTGAG GATGTTGCAGCCTTGGAGAGTCAGCCCCTGTTAGGGTTTATGCTGAAAGTTGATTCATCACAGAAGTTACAGTTTAAGCTTTACCACAAAAACACGCTTTACTACATTTTTAAAGCTGATGATGTCCAAACAGCACAGAG atggATCGACTCATTCAAAGAAGCCACGGTGCTTTAA
- the LOC123961391 gene encoding FYVE, RhoGEF and PH domain-containing protein 6-like isoform X2, producing the protein MMKSGMHKPPVAPKPKLIQPQRPGVSPSTPRRDGLSLPSPGAQRRIKPVLAPKPCLSKLTTALESKPLALKSLHQTSVTEMPQNKGLINSQNGIQQENKKPEWDYIIPICLCSHEKCMCMRNTSTNKDKMEKDLKTLHKDKTVENTKFLPTLRSTLDNSGEKTDNAECQVMNTASTNTHLTTHKPLQETFTLDKNLNTDIITRTVRPSLPHRTWSDEANGNVISQSAPGRGPKEDTFDSEQISCAPQPKPVPAVPRKPIPVPVPRKPRAAVLARQEKVEEEREEIVSEKGREMNVKEVKVSSEGKGSSSPSVSIPEPVFLSVRKACAGPAPPPKKKPFLSAPDNKAPTSAPQTVPKDVEEEDLGWDSSSHEMEVSVDKEDEEVEKEEEGTHDQEAVYTCSSSLSQLSQPPAITGAAEDEVVKVSQKKPQRRSCPMAWMQKKESSEEKEEGELGDNGKRQDLPIQNGVLKERVKRELPLPPDNKASRNLLTAETTKHSRSSRSKQRAKSFSGADLIRSEGQKRNSFRKLLDLKLSVKKFPKLTVKEGQSPDDAANDNEQSVDRDQEGCQNFHELLQPERKLSCPLIGVEQSVDGDEFSPETEYACYYENFPNYEEIPDYMNVHVGSAVTSPRTSFSQPAAWQISMYNDEGIYEEQEPYMSLERSTGMTCQTPTEYESSVDEEVAPLEDGPVDDDILPNTSDEEGEDDSSSNSSKGVPEQPDESTGGQRKSKIHHIATEIMTSERVFVGVLKLLHVDFREAVSKASRQSGKPVIEERFLNQILYYLPQLYELNQDLLKELQQRVAKWDEKAQLADIFLKKGPYLKMYSTYIREFDKNVTLLEEQSKKNLAFSTVVREFEASPRCANLALKHYLLKPIQRIPQYQLLLTDYLKNLSEDSDDYKDTQDALAIVKEVANHANDIMKQGDNFQKLIQVQCSLNGHHEIVQPGRIFLKEGVLKKLSRKVMQPRMFFLFNDTLLYTTPVQSGQYKFNNMLSLAGMKVSKPRQEAIQNELNIESVERSFILSASSATERDEWLEAISTAISDYTRKKISFISGKPPEEVEWKDFGDGVPLGSKAPIWIPDPRTTMCMICTCEFTLTWRRHHCRACGKVVCQACSSNKHCLEYLKNQLARVCDQCFVVLQQQKCEQALSAIVSPGTRATFAFSRKQKKIPAALKEVSANTDNSSMSGYLQRSKVNKKQGKRLWFVIKDKVLYTYAASEDVAALESQPLLGFMLKVDSSQKLQFKLYHKNTLYYIFKADDVQTAQRWIDSFKEATVL; encoded by the exons ATGATGAAGTCAG GAATGCACAAGCCACCTGTGGCCCCAAAACCAAAGCTGATCCAGCCGCAGAGGCCTGGGGTGTCTCCCTCAACCCCAAGAAGAGACGGTCTCTCACTCCCGTCTCCTGGCGCACAGAGGAGGATTAAACCAGTACTGGCCCCCAAACCCTGCCTCTCTAAACTCACCACTGCTTTGGAGTCCAAACCACTTGCTTTAAAGAGCCTGCATCAAACATCTGTAACAGAAATGCCGCAGAACAAAGGTCTTATTAACTCCCAAAATGGAATACAGCAAGAGAACAAAAAGCCAGAATGGGATTATATTATTCCTATTTGTCTGTGTAGCCATGAAAAGTGCATGTGTATGAGGAACACAtcaacaaacaaagacaaaatggaGAAAGACTTGAAAACATTGCATAAGGATAAAACTGTAGAAAACACAAAGTTTCTCCCTACATTGCGAAGTACTTTGGATAACAGCGGAGAGAAAACAGACAATGCCGAGTGCCAAGTGATGAACACTGCTTCCACCAATACCCACCTCACAACCCATAAACCTCTTCAAGAAACGTTTACTTTGGACAAAAATCTCAACACAGACATAATTACCAGGACTGTTAGACCATCCCTTCCTCACAGAACATGGAGCGATGAGGCAAATGGTAACGTAATATCTCAGAGTGCACCTGGGCGAGGACCAAAGGAAGATACTTTTGACTCAGAGCAAATATCTTGTGCACCCCAACCCAAACCAGTCCCAGCAGTCCCTAGGAAGCCCATCCCTGTCCCTGTACCACGGAAACCCAGGGCGGCTGTGCTGGCCCGTCAGGaaaaggtggaggaggagagggaagagatTGTAAGCGAGAAAGGGAGGGAAATGAACGTCAAAGAGGTGAAGGTGTCATCAGAGGGGAAGGGCAGCTCATCACCGTCTGTCAGTATACCTGAACCAGTATTTCTGTCTGTGAGAAAAGCTTGCGCTGGGCCAGCTCCTCCGCCCAAGAAAAAGCCTTTTCTGTCTGCACCTGACAACAAAGCACCAACCTCTGCTCCTCAGACAGTCCCAAAGgatgtggaggaggaagaccTGGGTTGGGACAGCAGCAGCCATGAGATGGAAGTATCGGTTGACAAGGAGGATGaagaggtggagaaggaggaggaaggaacaCATGATCAGGAGGCAGTCTACACTTGTAGTAGTTCGCTCAGTCAACTCAGCCAGCCTCCTGCCATCACTGGGGCAGCAGAGGATGAGGTTGTCAAGGTTTCTCAGAAGAAGCCCCAGAGACGCAGCTGCCCGATGGCATGGATGCAGAAGAAGGAATCCtctgaggagaaagaagaggggGAATTAGGAGATAATGGGAAAAGGCAGGACCTTCCTATACAAAATGGTGTTTTGAAGGAAAGAGTGAAGAGGGAGCTGCCTTTGCCTCCAGACAATAAAGCAAGCAGAAACCTCTTAACAGCTGAAACCACCAAGCATTCTCGGTCCAGTCGGAGTAAACAGAGGGCCAAGTCTTTCTCTGGTGCTGACCTCattcgctctgagggacagaaGAGGAACTCTTTCCGGAAACTTCTGGACTTGAAGCTCTCGGTGAAGAAGTTTCCCAAGCTGACAGTAAAAGAAGGCCAGAGCCCAGACGACGCTGCAAATGACAATGAACAAAGTGTGGACAGGGACCAGGAAGGATGTCAGAACTTCCACGAGCTTCTGCAGCCTGAACGCAAATTATCCTGCCCGCTGATTGGAGTAGAGCAAAGCGTGGACGGAGATGAGTTTTCTCCTGAAACAGAATACGCATGTTACTATGAGAACTTCCCTAACTACGAAGAGATACCAGACTACATGAATGTGCATGTGGGAAGTGCAGTGACCTCGCCTCGGACCTCCTTCTCGCAGCCTGCTGCCTGGCAGATCTCAATGTATAATGATGAGGGCATTTATGAGGAGCAGGAACCATATATGTCCCTCGAGAGAAGCACTGGCATGACATGTCAGACCCCAACAGAATATGAGAG CTCTGTTGATGAGGAGGTGGCACCCCTGGAAGATGGCCCTGTGGATGATGACATCTTGCCCAATACCTCAGATGAGGAGGGCGAGGATGATAGCAGCTCTAACTCCAGTAAAGGAGTCCCTGAACAGCCAGATGAGAGTACg GGTGGACAGAGGAAGAGCAAGATTCACCACATTGCCACAGAAATTATGACCTCTGAGAGAGT GTTTGTTGGTGTCCTGAAGTTGCTTCATGTT GACTTCCGTGAAGCAGTGTCCAAAGCTTCTCGTCAGAGTGGGAAGCCTGTGATTGAGGAGCGATTTCTCAACCAGATCCTATACTACCTGCCACAGCTCTACGAACTCAACCAAGACCTGCTcaaggagctgcagcagagagtggccaagTG GGATGAGAAAGCCCAGCTAGCAGACATTTTCCTGAAGAAAGGGCCTTATCTGAAGATGTACTCTACATACATCCGTGAGTTTGACAAGAATGTGACTCTACTTGAAGAGCAGAGTAAGAAGAACCTAGCATTCAGCACAGTGGTACGGGAATTTGAG GCCAGTCCACGCTGTGCCAACTTGGCTCTGAAGCATTACCTCCTAAAGCCTATTCAGAGGATTCCTCAGTATCAGCTGTTGCTCACAG ACTATCTAAAAAACCTGTCTGAAGACTCAGACGACTACAAGGACACACAAG ATGCCCTTGCAATTGTGAAAGAGGTGGCCAATCATGCCAACGATATCATGAAACAAGGG GATAACTTCCAGAAGCTGATCCAGGTGCAGTGCAGTCTAAACGGCCACCATGAGATAGTCCAACCTGGACGG ATCTTCCTGAAAGAGGGTGTCCTGAAGAAGCTGTCCAGGAAGGTCATGCAGCCCAGAATGTTCTTCCTG TTTAACGACACATTGCTGTACACCACCCCTGTTCAGTCAGGCCAGTACAAGTTCAACAACATGTTGTCTCTGGCTGGGATGAAG GTTAGCAAACCAAGGCAAGAGGCCATTCAGAATGAGCTGAACATTGAGAGCGTGGAGCGCTCCTTCATTCTCTCAGCGAG tTCGGCCACAGAGCGAGATGAATGGCTTGAGGCCATTTCCACGGCGATCAGTGACTACACCAGGAAGAAGATCAGTTTTATATCTGGCAAGCCTCCAGAAGAG GTAGAGTGGAAGGATTTTGGTGATGGTGTGCCTTTGGGATCCAAAGCACCTATATGGATCCCTGACCCACGTACCACCATGTGTATGATCTGCACCTGTGAGTTTACCCTAACATGGAGGCGACACCACTGCCGTGCATGCGGAAAG GTGGTATGCCAGGCCTGCTCCTCCAACAAACACTGTCTTGAATACCTAAAGAACCAGTTAGCACGAGTCTGTGACCAGTGTTTTGTTGTTCTTCAGCAGCAGAAAT GTGAACAAGCTCTATCAGCAATTGTGTCTCCTGGAACCAGAGCGACTTTTGCTTTTTccaggaagcagaagaagaTACCTGCAGCCCTCAAAGAG GTGTCAGCCAACACAGACAACTCCTCCATGAGCGGGTATTtgcagaggtcaaaggtcaataAGAAGCAGGGGAAGAGGCTATGGTTTGTCATCAAAGACAAGGTCTTGTACACGTATGCTGCAAGTGAG GATGTTGCAGCCTTGGAGAGTCAGCCCCTGTTAGGGTTTATGCTGAAAGTTGATTCATCACAGAAGTTACAGTTTAAGCTTTACCACAAAAACACGCTTTACTACATTTTTAAAGCTGATGATGTCCAAACAGCACAGAG atggATCGACTCATTCAAAGAAGCCACGGTGCTTTAA
- the nr2c1 gene encoding nuclear receptor subfamily 2 group C member 1 yields MDGQTQRIQLVSADSSMALGHRIQIVTDQQTGQKIQIVTALESSSPGKQQFILANADYSPAGKVILAKQEGSPNKVILASPDGSGVNQLLFASPELAGQQIQFVTDGSDQSIVKPVVEYCVVCGDKASGRHYGAVSCEGCKGFFKRSIRKNLVYTCRGSGECAINKLHRNRCQYCRLQRCMALGMKQDSVQCERKPVEVTTREKSVNCAASTEKIYIRKNLCSPLAATPTFVSEKETARSTSLLESSMLLNIQQPFSKLENTIMIPASPDKHDDPCQGDLGTLANVVTSLAHLNKTREASDGGSDLMGVETLSNGDSSMTDIQGEEQTANDITRAFDTLAKVLHPGDGSAGESLEATMQLMSGDQSGPVVELDGPILSDSHIPFKLMMPLPVPEYLNVNYICESASRLLFLSMHWARSIPAFQTLGGQDNDINLMKACWNELFALGLAQCSNVMNVGTILSAIINHLQTSLQEEKLSPERVKLVMEHIWRMQEFCNSMIKLSPDSYEYAYLKAIVLFSPDHPGIDNTPQIERFQEKAYMELQDYVTRTYPEDSYRLSKLLLRLPALRLISAAVTEELFFAGLIGNVQIDSIIPYILKMESTDYNSQAVSGI; encoded by the exons ATGGATGGACAGACTCAAAGGATTCAGCTTGTATCTGCAGACAGTAGCATGGCATTAGGACACAGAATTCAG ATTGTAACTGATCAGCAGACTGGCCAGAAGATCCAGATCGTCACAGCACTTGAGTCATCTTCCCCTGGAAAGCAGCAGTTTATTCTAGCAAATGCTGATTATTCCCCTGCTGGGAAGGTGATCCTAGCTAAGCAGGAAGGCTCACCCAACAAGGTCATCCTCGCCTCTCCAGACGGCTCTGGGGTTAACCAGCTGTTGTTTGCTTCCCCTGAACTGGCTGGACAGCAGATTCAG tttgtgaCTGATGGCTCAGACCAGTCTATTGTGAAGCCGGTGGTGGAGTACTGCGTTGTCTGTGGGGATAAGGCCTCAG GGCGTCATTATGGTGCTGTCAGCTGTGAGGGCTGTAAGGGCTTCTTCAAACGCAGCATTAGAAAGAACCTTGTGTACACATGCAGGGGCTCTGGAGAATGTGCCATCAACAAGCTTCACCGAAACCGCTGCCAGTACTGTCGACTGCAGCGTTGCATGGCTCTGGGCATGAAGCAGGATT CTGTGCAGTGTGAGAGGAAGCCTGTTGAAGTGACCACCAGAGAGAAATCTGTTAACTGTGCGGCTTCCACTGAGAAGATCTACATCCGCAAGAACCTGTGTAGCCCTCTGGCTGCAACACCCACATTTGTATCTGAGAAGGAAACTGCTAG ATCTACAAGTTTGCTTGAGTCAAGCATGTTGCTCAACATCCAACAACCCTTCTCCAAGCTGGAAAACACCATCATGATTCCAGCATCCCCTGACAAG CACGATGACCCATGTCAAGGTGACCTCGGCACGCTGGCAAATGTAGTGACGTCCCTCGCCCACCTCAACAAGACCAGGGAGGCAAGTGACGGCGGCAGTGATCTGATGGGAGTTGAAACGCTTAGCAATGGGGACAGCTCGATGACAGACATCCAAGGAGAAGAGCAAACTGCAAATGATATCACTCG TGCTTTTGACACTCTGGCCAAAGTCCTGCACCCTGGCGATGGCTCAGCAGGAGAGTCCTTGGAGGCCACAATGCAGCTGATGTCAGGAGACCAGTCAGGTCCCGTGGTGGAGTTGGATGGTCCTATACTCTCTGACAGCCATATCCCTTTCAAG CTTATGATGCCTTTGCCTGTGCCAGAGTACCTCAATGTCAACTACATCTGTGAGTCAGCTTCCCGGCTACTTTTTCTCTCTATGCACTGGGCACGCTCTATTCCTGCCTTTCAAACCCTTGG tggtCAAGACAATGACATTAACTTGATGAAAGCCTGCTGGAATGAACTGTTTGCGCTTGGTCTGGCACAGTGCTCTAATGTTATGAATGTTGGTACCATCTTAAGTGCCATTATCAACCATCTGCAGACCAGCTTACAGGAAG AGAAGCTGTCCCCAGAGCGAGTAAAACTAGTAATGGAGCACATCTGGAGGATGCAGGAGTTCTGTAACAGCATGATCAAACTGTCCCCAGACTCTTATGAATATGCCTACCTCAAAGCCATCGTTCTATTTAGCCCTG ATCACCCAGGCATAGATAATACCCCACAGATAGAGCGATTCCAGGAGAAGGCGTACATGGAGCTGCAGGACTATGTAACCAGAACCTATCCAGAAGACTCATATCG GTTATCCAAGCTGTTGCTGCGTCTTCCTGCCCTCAGGCTGATAAGTGCAGCTGTCACTGAGGAGCTGTTTTTCGCTGGGCTCATTGGCAATGTGCAGATTGATAGCATCATCCCTTACATCCTCAAAATGGAGTCCACTGATTATAATAGCCAGGCTGTCTCTGGCATCTGA
- the LOC123962434 gene encoding transmembrane and coiled-coil domain protein 3-like has translation MPSANVSVRSLSEVEKYLGSRMDRSTEASFMSIPLSMRRGSSENNLDLDLSDGGPGPALGFEVQRSRSCLDNLQQKILKVTEQLKIEQTARDENVAEYLKLMNSADKQQVGRIKQVFEKKNQKSAQNISQMQKKLEQYHRKMKDNDIHHSSPAHPSSVKHSTIPRVSPRELLRDMTGSGRHPTMDKIKTIGPGVSLSPPFFFSKPREFANLIRNKFGSADNIAHLKTTLDASSPLPTDSAGKGLSSSTSLVGKPKYPSDDECSSGSASISADSNGNPVAAGVSAGQIQGQQAGGDSQSRLSLEEVREIKDAQSQLEEDIEELKSQFKREYGIISQTLQEEKYRYGRLEDQLNDLTELHQHEMADLKQELASIEERVAYQAHERARDIQEALESCQTRVSKLELQQQQQQQTVQLESRDARVLLGKSINIMLAIITVILVCVSTAAKFAAPLMRSRYHVVATFLGVCFLTMFWKNWDRLQYAIDKLLMPA, from the exons ATGCCCAGCGCCAACGTGTCCGTGCGAAGTTTATCCGAAGTAGAGAAATACCTCGGCAGCCGGATG GACCGGAGTACCGAGGCCAGTTTTATGAGCATCCCTTTGTCGATGCGTCGGGGTTCTTCAGAGAATAATTTGGACCTGGATCTGAGTGATGGAGGTCCTGGTCCTGCTCTGGGCTTTGAGGTCCAGCGTAGTCGTTCTTGCTTGGACAACCTCCAGCAGAAGATCCTGAAAGTCACAGAGCAGCTGAAGATTGAGCAGACGGCGCGGGACGAGAACGTAGCTGAGTATCTGAAGCTGATGAACAGTGCGGACAAGCAGCAGGTAGGGCGCATCAAGCAGGTGTTTGAGAAGAAGAACCAGAAGTCAGCTCAAAACATTTCCCAGATGCAAAAGAAGCTGGAGCAGTACCATCGAAAGATGAAAGACAATGACATCCACCACAGCTCACCCGCTCACCCATCCTCTGTCAAACACAGCACTATACCCAGGGTGTCTCCCAGAGAGCTGCTGAGGGATATGACTGGCAGTGGCCGACACCCGACCATGGACAAGATCAAGACCATTGGGCCAGGTGTTTCCCTTTCCCCTCCTTTCTTCTTCAGCAAGCCCAGAGAGTTTGCCAACCTTATCAGGAACAAATTTGGCAGTGCTGACAACATTGCCCACCTCAAGACCACTCTGGATGCTTCTTCACCGCTGCCCACAGACAGTGCAGGAAAAGGGCTGAGTAGCAGCACCTCGTTGGTGGGCAAGCCCAAGTATCCCAGTGATGATGAGTGCTCCTCAGGAAGTGCTTCCATTTCAGCAGACAGTAACGGGAACCCTGTGGCGGCAGGAGTGTCAGCAGGGCAGATACAGGGCCAGCAGGCTGGGGGAGACAGCCAGAGCAGACTGAGTCTAGAGGAGGTGAGGGAGATTAAAGATGCCCAGAGCCAGCTGGAGGAGGATATAGAGGAGCTAAAGTCTCAGTTCAAGAGAGAGTATGGCATTATCAGCCAAACACTGCAGGAGGAGAAATACag GTATGGGCGTTTGGAAGACCAACTGAATGACCTGACAGAGCTTCACCAACATGAGATGGCTGATCTGAAGCAGGAACTGGCCAGCATCGAGGAGAGGGTGGCCTACCAAGCTCATGAAAGGGCCAGAGACATACAG GAGGCTCTGGAGTCGTGTCAGACGCGAGTATCCAAGCTggagctccagcagcagcagcagcagcagacggTCCAGCTCGAGAGCCGTGATGCCCGAGTCTTGCTGGGGAAGAGCATAAACATCATGCTGGCCATCATCACTGTCATCCTGGTGTGCGTCTCCACTGCTGCCAAGTTTGCCGCTCCACTGATGAGGAGCCGGTACCATGTGGTAGCTACCTTCCTGGGAGTTTGTTTTTTGACCATGTTCTGGAAGAACTGGGACCGTTTACAGTATGCCATAGACAAGTTGCTGATGCCTGCCTGA